A segment of the Actinomyces sp. oral taxon 171 str. F0337 genome:
GCCCTGAGCCGCACCAGGGGGCCTGAAGCACCTGGTTGCTGGCGCTGCTAGGGCCAGTAGGTCCGTTGCCGAGACCTCGTGGGCCGGGGACGCCCTCCTGCTCGCTGCCGGCTCCACTGACCAGGACTCTGCCGGGATGATGACCGAGCCGGGCGGCCCCGTCGTGCCCCAGGACGTCCCTGGAGTCAGCGGCGTCGAGCACCCGCAGACACACTCGCAGGGAGGTATTGGCCCGAATTGCCGGGGACACGGCCCCCTGAGGGCGCTGAGTGGCCAGAATGAGGTGGATCCCCAGGCTGCGTCCCTGGGATGCGATGCGCACCAGGGACTCCAGGACGTCGGCGTGCTCACCGGCCAAGGTGGCGAACTCGTCCACCGCCACCACCAGATCGGGGACGACGACCCGTGGCGGCAGGCAGGAGAGGTCCTTGGCGCCGTGGGCGGCCAGGATCCGCTCGCGGCGGTGCACCTCGGCCTCCAAGGAGGACAGGGCTCGTTGGGTGCCAGCAGGATCCAGATCCGTCAGGACCCCGGCCGTGTGCGGCAGGCCGGCGAGAGGACCGAAGGCGGCACCGCCCTTGTAGTCGACGAGGACCAGTGTCAGACGATCCGGCGCCCGACTCAGTGCCAGCTGCACCAGCCACGAGATGAGCAGCTCGGACTTTCCAGAACCCGTCGTCCCGGCCAGCAGGGCGTGCGGGCCGTCCGCCACCAGGTCGGCTCTCACGGGCCCCCGCGATCCCACTCCGAGCACCGCAGGCAACGCCGGGGCAGCCTGAGCCGGCGAGCGCGACTGCTCCTCCCACTGCGCCCGCAGCTCGTAGGCGTCAAGGTCGTCCATGACCTCACTGAGGGGCACCAGATCGGGAATCCCATCGACCTGGGACGACGCCCTGGACGGTGACGTGATCCGGGAGCGGCTCAGGTGACGAACCGCATCCCACCAGATCGGTGAGCACGACGGCGCCCCGGCCGGAGCGGGCCGCGTGCTCAGCGCCTGCGGCGGGACCTCGTCATGCGAGCAGGTCACTATCTGCGCGCTGTGAGGGCGTGCCTGCGGGCCCCAGGAGAGGCGTACTCCCAGTCGGCCGCCTTCCTCCTCACAGTCCTCATGCTCCTGACTATGCTCCCCACTGTCCTGACGACCCGTGCGTTCGTCCCGCGGGTCACCCGGCAGGTCGGTCAGTACGGTCAGCTGGACCTCATCGCGGGCCAGGAGCTGGGTGCACCACCATCTCAGCGCATTCCCGGCCCCTTCGCCCACCAGGGCCAGGCTCTCACCGTCGGAGAGCGATAGGACGCAGCGCCGTCGGCGCCCGGCACTCCAGGCTGCCAGGACCTCTTGGGAGGTCGAGACCGGTGTTGAGCCCTCGGCCTCGGAGCCCTGGACGGACTGAGACATGCTGGAGCGTGCCGCGACGGCCAGCAGCATCGTGGCAGGGTCCGGCTCGCCGTGCCTCCAACCCGGTCGGCGTCCTCGGCGGCGCCGGCGACCACGCCATCTGGGCCCGCCGGCGCGCCCGGTGCGCTGGGATCGTCGACGTTGCAGGAACGGCACCAGGCGCATGATCGTCATCGCGACCATCGGCGCCACCATGACCATGCCCATCGCACCGCGGCTCCCCGTCCTGACCGCAACCGCGGCCGAGCAGCCCATGACCAGTAAGCAGACCAGTGAGCCCACCATCAACCATGCCGCTGACGAAGCCGGCGCCGCAGGGGCCGCCACCACCAGGTCGCAGGGACGCCTGCGCAGCTCGAGCACGCTGCCCCCCAGCCGCAGGAGCGTCCCCTCCCTCAGCCTCATCTCCCTGCGGGCGCGCCACCACAGTCCCAGGTGCCAGTAGCGGTAGGAGCCGTTGGCTGATCCACAGTCCTGCGCCAGGACACGACCGCCGTGAATCCGCAGACGCAGATGGCGGCGTGACACCAACGGATCGCTGAGAACCTCTCCCCGTCCCAGGAAGGCGCCGTCCCTGACGGCTATCACCAGGCCACGGTCAGGACCGTCCAGGACCGCAAGGTGCCATGGTCCGGCCAAGGCGGCAAGAGCCGCGTCCGCGGCCGCCTCACCGGCCGAGTGCTGGCACGACGAGAACGAGGTCTCTCCCGGAAGGAGCGGGTGGAGGTCTAGGACATCGGCGATAGCGCTCATTCCTCCAGAATCACCGCTGGAGTCCGTCACGTCGCCGGTGGGCACCCCCGGGTGTGGACATCCTCCCCATTTGGGGATGCTCATGCTCACTGTGGATACGCGAGAGCCCGGTGTGAGCTCGGTTGGGGGAAGATGGCCCCATGACTGACATCGACGCGCCCCG
Coding sequences within it:
- a CDS encoding FtsK/SpoIIIE domain-containing protein, translated to MSAIADVLDLHPLLPGETSFSSCQHSAGEAAADAALAALAGPWHLAVLDGPDRGLVIAVRDGAFLGRGEVLSDPLVSRRHLRLRIHGGRVLAQDCGSANGSYRYWHLGLWWRARREMRLREGTLLRLGGSVLELRRRPCDLVVAAPAAPASSAAWLMVGSLVCLLVMGCSAAVAVRTGSRGAMGMVMVAPMVAMTIMRLVPFLQRRRSQRTGRAGGPRWRGRRRRRGRRPGWRHGEPDPATMLLAVAARSSMSQSVQGSEAEGSTPVSTSQEVLAAWSAGRRRRCVLSLSDGESLALVGEGAGNALRWWCTQLLARDEVQLTVLTDLPGDPRDERTGRQDSGEHSQEHEDCEEEGGRLGVRLSWGPQARPHSAQIVTCSHDEVPPQALSTRPAPAGAPSCSPIWWDAVRHLSRSRITSPSRASSQVDGIPDLVPLSEVMDDLDAYELRAQWEEQSRSPAQAAPALPAVLGVGSRGPVRADLVADGPHALLAGTTGSGKSELLISWLVQLALSRAPDRLTLVLVDYKGGAAFGPLAGLPHTAGVLTDLDPAGTQRALSSLEAEVHRRERILAAHGAKDLSCLPPRVVVPDLVVAVDEFATLAGEHADVLESLVRIASQGRSLGIHLILATQRPQGAVSPAIRANTSLRVCLRVLDAADSRDVLGHDGAARLGHHPGRVLVSGAGSEQEGVPGPRGLGNGPTGPSSASNQVLQAPWCGSGREVQEIVDLVSRAAEGHASPWRPWAPALPTSINTAQALELGRLRGPRAPGGTEEQGADGALAPAGLTDRAPLSTHDDGRLLLAVTDLPRQQSLGVWHWRVTRPLLVLGAPRSGRSTLVASAATAALSSGRGVHLCGLTPPASDGSGEAADATSPVHELLTHPGVGTVVGTEDPRRLARLWGLAASGRLGGDLLCLDNVDALIPTIDEVLGPGQGNALLEAVIRTTSAAGAPLLMTAPLAASTARWAGSMGLRLVLGAATGTQAALAGLPRGVVTGGVPGRGVILDGAATTACQIVLREGSPVSGSDHDGGCVLRLVPLPTRPTWEDVPDGTWAVGGDAAAPVTLPARTSVLVTGPPGSGRSTALRALAQAIPSDALIVDDLDLADVATVTQVEAALARSDVVLASASTEKVATTFRGAISTMREREALVVLWPGLRHADQAAGVSLRAVTDPRAMTLPGRGALVYRGTCLPIQIVLPRPDDDRPIEHSV